In Janthinobacterium sp. 67, a genomic segment contains:
- a CDS encoding substrate-binding periplasmic protein, with amino-acid sequence MQSVITARRCLALALALLGTLPPALATPQTVILYGDDDYAPYSYVESGVFKGMYIDILRQAADAMPGYRLELQPRPWKRGLDALEKGQVFGLFPPGRKAERSYVEPYSAMLHRESVVLFCHDAVMRTPRTHFPADFAGLTIGVNTGFLLSEKLMAPARQGLLRLEAAKGNEANLKKLALRRIDCYASDRGAARHTARQLQGELARYGFQLHEVLELSSEATYIAYSARNTPVYKADFIEKMNAALLAMRQNGELARIEGAYLH; translated from the coding sequence ATGCAATCAGTAATTACGGCAAGACGATGCCTGGCCCTGGCCCTGGCGCTGCTGGGCACCTTGCCGCCCGCCCTGGCCACGCCGCAGACCGTCATCCTGTACGGCGACGACGACTACGCGCCGTACAGTTATGTGGAAAGCGGCGTGTTCAAGGGCATGTATATCGACATCCTGCGCCAGGCGGCCGACGCGATGCCCGGCTACCGGCTGGAATTGCAGCCGCGCCCCTGGAAACGGGGACTCGACGCGCTGGAAAAGGGCCAGGTTTTCGGCCTGTTTCCACCGGGGCGCAAGGCGGAACGCTCGTACGTGGAGCCGTATTCGGCCATGCTGCACCGCGAATCGGTGGTGCTGTTCTGTCATGACGCCGTCATGCGCACGCCGCGCACGCATTTCCCCGCCGACTTTGCGGGCCTGACCATCGGCGTCAACACAGGGTTTTTATTGTCGGAAAAGCTGATGGCACCCGCCCGCCAGGGACTGCTGCGCCTGGAGGCGGCCAAGGGCAATGAAGCGAACCTGAAGAAACTGGCGCTGCGGCGCATCGATTGCTACGCCAGCGACCGCGGCGCGGCACGCCATACGGCGCGCCAGCTGCAAGGCGAACTGGCCCGCTACGGCTTTCAACTACACGAAGTGCTGGAACTGTCGTCCGAAGCCACCTACATCGCCTACAGCGCGCGCAACACACCCGTCTACAAGGCCGATTTCATCGAGAAGATGAATGCCGCCCTGCTCGCCATGCGGCAGAACGGCGAGCTGGCGCGCATCGAAGGCGCTTACCTGCACTGA
- a CDS encoding TolC family protein, protein MHRFIFLLSAGLLSGNFAHAQSSLEAAAPLTLPAALALAEGGNANLSAARHELAAQGGALQQARALPNPELQTVLEDTRRATRSTTVQLNQLIELGGKRGARAAVAQRGADLAQAGLSMQQADTRAAVTSAFVDVLAAQEGLRLADSAQALAARASDITARRVTAGKASPVEETRARVAEASVRLELNLARSTLASARKRLAALWGNATPRFSVAEGRLETLPELPPASELAARVAQAPAVRQAQSALAQRQAMLDVEQRRATPDVTVSIGMKRSEELGRNQAIIGLALPLPLFDRNAGNKLDALRRSDKASDELAAARIAVQTDVAAATERLATARLDVESLRQDILPGAQSAYDAASKGFEFGKFAFLDVLDAQRTLLQAKNQYLRALTEAQHAAADIERLLGAPASL, encoded by the coding sequence ATGCACCGATTCATTTTCTTGCTTTCCGCTGGCCTGTTGTCCGGCAACTTCGCCCACGCGCAATCCAGCCTGGAAGCCGCCGCGCCCCTGACCCTGCCCGCCGCGCTGGCCCTGGCAGAAGGCGGCAACGCCAACCTGTCCGCCGCCCGCCACGAACTGGCGGCGCAAGGCGGCGCCCTGCAACAGGCGCGCGCCCTGCCCAATCCGGAACTGCAAACCGTGCTGGAAGACACGCGGCGCGCCACGCGCAGCACCACCGTGCAACTGAACCAGCTCATCGAACTGGGCGGCAAACGGGGGGCGCGCGCCGCCGTCGCCCAGCGCGGCGCAGACCTGGCGCAGGCGGGCCTGTCAATGCAGCAAGCCGACACGCGCGCCGCCGTCACGAGTGCCTTTGTCGACGTGCTGGCCGCGCAGGAAGGCTTGCGCCTGGCCGACAGCGCGCAAGCCCTGGCCGCGCGCGCCAGCGACATCACGGCCCGTAGAGTGACGGCCGGCAAGGCTTCGCCCGTCGAGGAAACCCGCGCCAGGGTCGCCGAAGCGAGCGTGCGGCTGGAGCTGAACCTGGCCCGCAGCACCCTGGCCAGCGCGCGCAAGCGCCTGGCCGCCCTGTGGGGCAACGCCACGCCACGCTTCAGTGTCGCCGAGGGACGCCTGGAAACCTTGCCGGAGCTACCCCCGGCCAGCGAACTGGCCGCGCGCGTGGCCCAGGCGCCGGCCGTGCGCCAGGCGCAAAGCGCGCTGGCCCAGCGGCAAGCCATGCTGGACGTGGAACAGCGGCGCGCCACGCCCGACGTCACCGTCAGCATCGGCATGAAGCGTTCGGAAGAGCTGGGCCGCAACCAGGCCATCATCGGCCTGGCCCTGCCGCTGCCCCTGTTCGACCGCAATGCGGGCAACAAACTCGACGCTCTGCGCCGCAGCGACAAGGCCAGCGACGAGCTGGCCGCCGCGCGCATCGCCGTGCAAACGGACGTGGCCGCCGCCACCGAACGCCTGGCCACGGCCCGGCTCGACGTGGAAAGCTTGCGCCAGGATATTTTGCCCGGCGCGCAGAGCGCCTACGACGCGGCCAGCAAGGGCTTCGAGTTCGGCAAGTTCGCCTTCCTCGACGTGCTCGATGCCCAGCGCACCTTGCTGCAAGCCAAAAACCAATACCTGCGCGCGCTGACGGAAGCGCAGCACGCCGCCGCCGACATCGAGCGCCTGCTGGGCGCCCCCGCCTCCCTGTAA
- a CDS encoding DUF3016 domain-containing protein, whose amino-acid sequence MQKQTTRALIAGLALLASSAAWAGTEVHFSKPDQFTDVPFDPHEREDVLKELTRHFEKLGAALPPGRTLKIDVTDVDLAGRENPSLRAGQDIRVMNGRVDWPRMRLHYVLEQDGKVISSGDAALSDMSYLSRINPYFSTEKLRYEKLMIDDWFSDTFGVKVKRHTRK is encoded by the coding sequence ATGCAAAAGCAAACGACGCGCGCCTTGATCGCCGGCCTGGCCTTGCTGGCCAGCAGCGCGGCCTGGGCAGGAACCGAAGTGCATTTCAGCAAGCCGGATCAATTCACGGATGTGCCGTTCGATCCGCACGAGCGGGAAGACGTGCTCAAGGAGCTGACCCGGCATTTCGAGAAGCTGGGCGCGGCGCTGCCGCCAGGGCGCACCTTGAAAATCGACGTCACGGACGTGGATCTGGCGGGACGTGAAAATCCTTCCCTGCGTGCGGGCCAGGATATCCGTGTCATGAATGGCCGGGTCGACTGGCCGCGCATGCGCCTGCATTATGTGCTGGAACAGGATGGCAAGGTCATCAGCAGCGGCGACGCGGCCCTGTCCGACATGTCGTACCTGAGCCGTATCAATCCTTACTTCAGCACTGAAAAGTTGCGCTATGAAAAGCTGATGATCGATGACTGGTTTTCCGATACCTTTGGCGTCAAGGTAAAGCGTCATACGCGCAAATAA
- the czcI gene encoding cation efflux protein, CzcI family yields the protein MRRFFLILLLFVLPLQMSWAAASAYCLHEEGKAAQHLGHHSHQHKADADKQPAGDKKVADQQKKGQPHSDCNVCHGIGHAWLPAGSSLPVGDTASVNADTSPFFYASHIPDAPKRPDWSSAI from the coding sequence ATGCGCCGATTCTTCCTCATTTTGCTGCTGTTCGTGCTTCCGCTCCAGATGTCCTGGGCAGCGGCGAGCGCGTATTGCCTGCACGAGGAAGGCAAGGCGGCGCAGCACCTGGGCCACCACAGCCACCAGCACAAGGCGGATGCGGACAAGCAGCCTGCCGGCGACAAAAAAGTGGCGGACCAGCAGAAAAAAGGCCAGCCGCACAGCGATTGCAACGTCTGCCACGGCATCGGCCACGCGTGGCTGCCGGCCGGCTCCAGCCTGCCCGTCGGCGACACGGCCTCCGTGAACGCGGACACCTCCCCCTTCTTTTACGCTTCCCACATCCCGGACGCTCCCAAGCGCCCTGACTGGTCGTCGGCCATCTAG
- a CDS encoding C13 family peptidase translates to MTATLRASLRPYTLAGLLAFAALGMPPLCAAPAKAPAAETADGGRYFGPLVDGKMHGQGRLEYASGAFYEGGFARGVFSGQGKLRQASGVEYTGAFRQGAFNGIGRYTSPKGEIYAGSFVKGSFEGQGRFQGADGATFEGHFKHWRPHGAGKLTDTDGTVFEGDFVQGQVQGKARVTTSDGIHYEGELKDWKFEGEGVLRTADGDEYRGGFKNGQFDGKGVLRYAVAQADGRREDSGNWTEGQLDDPALDKLTRDNIELALYNQRTLLDGALARIAPRDAAKKINLYLLGVAGDGAQEVFHRETAFVQRQFDRDYGTTGRSLMLVNSRNTVAQQPMATRTSIAASLDALGAKMDTQNDILFLFLTSHGSPEHELALAQNGMDLHSLPAQELATMLKHSGIRWKVIVISACYAGGFIAPLKDDNTLIITAARSDRTSFGCDDQNDFTYFSEAYFKEALPKSAGFAEAFDKAKVLVQAREAADFREGGMETEEHSEPQLFQGKAIAAQLKAWRAQPR, encoded by the coding sequence ATGACCGCCACGCTACGCGCCTCGCTTCGCCCCTACACCCTCGCCGGCCTGCTGGCCTTTGCCGCGCTGGGCATGCCGCCGCTGTGCGCCGCGCCAGCCAAGGCGCCGGCGGCGGAAACGGCCGATGGCGGGCGCTATTTCGGCCCTCTCGTCGATGGCAAGATGCACGGCCAGGGCCGGCTCGAATACGCGAGCGGCGCGTTTTACGAAGGGGGCTTCGCGCGCGGCGTGTTTTCCGGCCAGGGCAAGCTGCGCCAGGCTTCGGGCGTCGAATACACGGGCGCCTTCCGCCAGGGCGCCTTCAACGGCATCGGCCGCTACACCTCGCCCAAGGGAGAAATCTATGCGGGCAGCTTCGTCAAGGGCAGCTTCGAGGGACAAGGCCGCTTCCAGGGCGCCGACGGCGCCACGTTCGAAGGCCATTTCAAGCACTGGCGCCCGCACGGCGCCGGCAAGCTGACCGACACGGACGGCACCGTCTTCGAAGGCGACTTCGTTCAGGGCCAGGTGCAGGGCAAGGCCAGGGTCACCACCAGCGACGGCATCCACTACGAAGGCGAGCTGAAAGACTGGAAATTCGAAGGCGAAGGCGTGCTGCGCACGGCCGACGGCGACGAATACCGGGGCGGCTTCAAGAATGGCCAGTTCGACGGCAAGGGCGTGCTGCGCTACGCCGTGGCGCAGGCCGATGGCCGGCGCGAAGACAGCGGCAACTGGACGGAAGGCCAGCTGGACGACCCGGCCCTGGACAAGCTCACGCGCGACAATATCGAGCTGGCCCTGTACAACCAGCGCACCCTGCTCGACGGCGCCCTGGCCCGCATCGCGCCGCGCGATGCGGCAAAGAAAATCAATCTGTATCTGCTGGGCGTGGCCGGCGATGGCGCGCAGGAAGTGTTCCACCGCGAAACGGCCTTCGTGCAGCGCCAGTTCGACCGCGATTACGGCACCACGGGCCGCTCATTGATGCTCGTCAACAGCCGCAACACGGTGGCGCAGCAGCCGATGGCCACGCGCACGAGCATCGCCGCCAGCCTCGACGCCCTGGGCGCGAAGATGGACACGCAGAACGACATCCTGTTCCTGTTCCTCACCAGCCACGGCTCGCCCGAGCACGAACTGGCGCTGGCGCAAAACGGCATGGACTTGCACAGCCTGCCCGCGCAGGAGCTGGCCACCATGCTCAAGCACAGCGGCATCCGCTGGAAAGTCATCGTGATCTCGGCCTGCTATGCGGGCGGCTTCATTGCGCCATTAAAAGACGACAATACCCTCATCATCACGGCCGCGCGCAGCGACCGCACCTCGTTCGGCTGCGACGACCAGAACGATTTTACCTACTTCAGCGAAGCGTATTTCAAGGAAGCCTTGCCCAAGAGCGCCGGCTTTGCGGAAGCCTTCGACAAGGCCAAGGTGCTGGTGCAGGCGCGCGAAGCGGCCGATTTCCGCGAAGGCGGCATGGAGACGGAAGAGCATTCCGAGCCGCAGCTGTTCCAGGGCAAGGCCATCGCCGCACAGCTGAAGGCGTGGCGCGCCCAGCCGCGTTAA
- a CDS encoding GAF domain-containing sensor histidine kinase codes for MESRLSRLEAVQTVLLEIGQRSSTCSDISEFLQAVHAALGRIMYAANFYVALSDHDDGLVRFPYFVDEFDAAPDPDVGVRLASAAQSPTAWVIVNRKQLVMTADDDAMRAIGGGAWGGGTAAEHWIGCPLLDQQHQVLGAIVIQSYDAQHRFSLEDQALFALIATHVSSALQGMQSMDRLEKAVQERTALLAHEVAERRRAENLQHALYEIANLSAQAADATTLYARLHAIISELVTAKNFLIALYHPDNKDITIPYFVDEKDAQAPVKRFHYGIGMSSYVLARRKACLLDASSYAALVASGEMDEPLGNVGIASWMGAPMLLGERKYGVIIVQSYDESVVYGQAELDVLAFMASHVAVAMARIQADSAMRQAKEALEEQNAALNSALSALQEAQSELVRQEKLASLGRLVAGVAHEINTPLGICVTATSHLVQELKLTREDLEGGQLDEDGLRQFFDIIDQTLRIMTTNTQRAAALVRSFKQVAVDQSSDELRSFNLRKYLDEILLSLQPKLKGKPVNVEIDCAPEVQLRSYPGAVSQIVTNMVVNSLVHGFAEGEPGKIKLSARTVGEMLELDYSDDGMGMDSATLGQLFDPFFTTKRGSGGSGLGAHILYNLVTGPLGGTVKVVSAPGMGLHYKIRFPLEPRRSD; via the coding sequence ATGGAAAGCCGTCTCAGCCGCCTGGAAGCCGTTCAAACCGTGTTGCTGGAAATCGGGCAGCGCTCGAGCACCTGCAGCGATATCAGCGAATTCCTGCAGGCGGTGCATGCGGCGCTGGGGCGCATCATGTATGCGGCGAACTTTTACGTGGCGCTCAGCGACCATGACGACGGCCTCGTGCGCTTTCCCTACTTTGTCGACGAATTCGACGCCGCGCCCGACCCGGACGTGGGCGTGCGCCTGGCCAGCGCCGCGCAGTCGCCCACGGCATGGGTCATCGTCAACCGCAAGCAGCTGGTGATGACGGCCGATGACGACGCCATGCGCGCCATCGGCGGCGGCGCCTGGGGCGGCGGCACGGCGGCCGAGCACTGGATAGGCTGCCCGCTGCTGGACCAGCAGCACCAGGTGCTGGGCGCCATCGTCATCCAGAGCTATGACGCGCAGCACCGCTTCAGCCTGGAAGACCAGGCCCTGTTCGCGCTGATCGCCACGCACGTGTCGAGCGCCCTGCAAGGCATGCAAAGCATGGACCGGCTGGAAAAGGCGGTGCAGGAGCGCACGGCCCTGCTGGCGCACGAGGTGGCCGAGCGGCGCCGCGCGGAAAACCTCCAGCATGCGCTGTATGAAATCGCCAACCTGTCGGCGCAGGCGGCCGACGCGACGACCCTGTACGCGCGCCTGCACGCCATCATCAGCGAACTGGTGACGGCCAAGAATTTCCTCATCGCCCTGTACCACCCGGACAACAAGGACATCACGATCCCGTATTTCGTCGACGAGAAGGATGCGCAGGCGCCCGTCAAGCGCTTTCATTACGGCATCGGCATGAGCTCGTACGTGCTGGCGCGCCGCAAGGCTTGCCTGCTGGACGCCAGCAGCTATGCGGCGCTGGTGGCCAGCGGCGAGATGGACGAGCCGCTGGGCAATGTCGGCATCGCCAGCTGGATGGGCGCGCCCATGCTGCTGGGCGAGCGCAAATATGGCGTGATCATCGTGCAAAGCTACGACGAATCCGTCGTGTATGGCCAGGCGGAACTGGACGTGCTGGCCTTCATGGCCAGCCACGTGGCCGTGGCGATGGCCCGCATCCAGGCCGACAGCGCCATGCGCCAGGCCAAGGAAGCGCTGGAAGAACAGAACGCGGCCCTGAACAGCGCCCTGAGCGCCTTGCAGGAAGCGCAGTCGGAACTGGTGCGCCAGGAAAAGCTGGCGTCCCTGGGGCGCCTGGTGGCGGGCGTGGCGCATGAAATCAATACGCCGCTGGGTATCTGCGTGACGGCCACCAGCCACCTGGTACAGGAATTGAAACTCACGCGCGAAGACCTGGAAGGCGGCCAGCTCGACGAGGACGGCTTGCGGCAATTCTTCGACATCATCGACCAGACCCTGCGCATCATGACGACGAACACGCAGCGCGCCGCGGCGCTGGTGCGCAGCTTCAAGCAGGTGGCCGTGGACCAGTCGTCGGACGAATTGCGCAGCTTTAACTTGCGCAAATACCTCGATGAAATCCTGCTGTCCTTGCAGCCCAAGCTGAAAGGCAAACCGGTGAATGTGGAGATCGATTGCGCGCCCGAGGTGCAGCTGCGCAGCTATCCGGGCGCCGTCTCGCAGATCGTCACGAACATGGTGGTCAATTCACTGGTGCACGGCTTTGCCGAAGGCGAACCGGGCAAGATCAAGCTGTCCGCCAGGACGGTGGGCGAGATGCTGGAACTTGACTACAGCGACGACGGCATGGGCATGGACAGCGCCACCCTGGGCCAGCTGTTCGACCCCTTCTTCACGACGAAGCGGGGCTCGGGCGGCAGCGGACTTGGTGCGCACATCCTGTACAACCTGGTGACGGGACCGCTGGGCGGGACGGTGAAGGTGGTCAGCGCGCCGGGGATGGGATTGCATTACAAGATACGTTTTCCGCTGGAGCCACGTAGGTCGGATTAG
- a CDS encoding DUF3369 domain-containing protein, with protein sequence MSFLSSASPKLPPWKVLLVDDEPDIHDITKLTLSRFRLEGRALSFVHAYSGAEAKQVLAREEGIALVFLDVVMEREDSGLEVARWMREDLGNQFTRIVLRTGQPGQAPEERVIVNYDINDYKEKTELDRTKLFTTTFAALRAYRDIMKVEEARQAQLHYREGLERVIAASAHIFKQRNLRDFASGLLQQVVALLRLETSMLLRLRGASAITGEQDYEILAQIGDHEADGGILSPSLLSQLDDAKSNKISRLHGDTYVGYFPNSSGKASLLVLKGVEEISDLDAQLLEVFCSGVAIAFDNILLTQEITDTQAELILRLGDVVESRSHEGGNHVRRMAEVCQLLAQASGMSEEETMVLRHAAPMHDIGKISTPDAVLLKPGKLDAAEWEIMKQHPTVGMSILDGSQRPLLKAAAVIAHQHHEKYDGSGYPQGLVGENIHKYARIAAVADVFDALMHKRCYKDAWPLERVVSYLREVSGSHLDPQYVELLIANLDEALALNQRFPD encoded by the coding sequence ATGTCATTTTTGTCTTCAGCATCGCCCAAGTTACCTCCCTGGAAAGTCCTGCTCGTCGACGATGAACCCGACATTCACGACATCACCAAACTGACGCTGAGCCGTTTCCGCCTCGAAGGGCGCGCGCTGAGCTTCGTGCACGCCTACAGCGGCGCCGAAGCCAAGCAGGTGCTGGCGCGCGAAGAAGGCATCGCGCTGGTCTTCCTCGACGTGGTGATGGAGCGTGAAGACAGCGGCCTGGAAGTGGCGCGCTGGATGCGCGAAGACTTGGGCAACCAGTTTACGCGCATCGTGCTGCGCACGGGCCAGCCGGGCCAGGCGCCGGAAGAGCGGGTGATCGTCAACTACGACATCAACGATTACAAGGAAAAGACGGAACTGGACCGCACCAAGCTGTTCACCACCACCTTTGCCGCCCTGCGCGCCTACCGCGACATCATGAAGGTGGAAGAAGCGCGCCAGGCACAGCTCCATTACCGCGAAGGCCTGGAACGGGTCATCGCCGCCTCGGCGCACATTTTCAAGCAGCGCAACCTGCGCGACTTCGCCAGCGGCCTGCTGCAGCAAGTCGTCGCCCTGCTGCGCCTGGAAACGAGCATGCTGCTGCGCCTGCGCGGCGCCAGCGCCATCACGGGCGAGCAGGACTATGAAATCCTCGCGCAGATCGGCGACCATGAAGCCGATGGCGGCATCCTCAGCCCGTCCCTGCTGTCGCAGCTGGACGACGCGAAGAGCAACAAGATCTCGCGCTTGCACGGCGACACCTATGTCGGCTATTTCCCCAACAGCAGCGGCAAGGCCTCGCTGCTGGTCTTGAAAGGCGTGGAAGAAATCTCCGACCTCGACGCGCAATTGCTGGAAGTATTCTGCTCGGGCGTGGCGATCGCCTTCGACAACATCCTGCTGACGCAGGAAATCACCGATACCCAGGCCGAGCTGATCCTGCGCCTGGGCGACGTGGTCGAATCGCGCTCGCACGAAGGCGGCAACCACGTGCGCCGCATGGCCGAAGTGTGCCAGCTGCTGGCGCAGGCGTCCGGCATGTCGGAAGAGGAAACGATGGTGCTGCGCCACGCGGCGCCCATGCACGACATTGGCAAGATTTCCACGCCCGACGCCGTGCTGTTGAAACCGGGCAAGCTCGATGCGGCAGAGTGGGAAATCATGAAGCAGCATCCGACGGTGGGCATGTCCATCCTCGACGGCTCGCAGCGTCCGCTGTTGAAGGCGGCCGCCGTGATCGCCCACCAGCACCATGAAAAATACGACGGCAGCGGCTACCCGCAAGGCCTGGTGGGAGAAAACATCCACAAATACGCGCGCATCGCCGCCGTCGCCGACGTTTTCGACGCCCTCATGCACAAGCGCTGCTACAAGGACGCCTGGCCACTCGAGCGCGTCGTCAGCTACCTGCGCGAAGTGAGCGGCAGCCACCTCGATCCGCAGTATGTCGAGTTGCTGATTGCGAATCTGGATGAGGCGCTGGCGTTGAATCAGCGTTTCCCGGATTAG
- a CDS encoding thioesterase family protein — MARLKLEFPEDQYCYSSQLTVRTTDINAGNHLGNDSMISMISEARARFLFEYGVRDIEADGTGIIVTDLATTYRAEAHARDQLLFEVGVMDFNKYGGDITFRITRPRDNTLIAMAKSGFVFFNYKRSQVVPMPEEFGSKFPQVNWID, encoded by the coding sequence ATGGCCCGTTTGAAACTTGAATTTCCCGAAGACCAGTACTGCTATTCCTCGCAACTGACGGTACGCACGACGGACATCAATGCCGGCAACCATCTCGGCAACGATTCCATGATTTCCATGATTTCCGAGGCGCGCGCCCGCTTCCTGTTCGAATATGGCGTGCGCGACATCGAAGCGGACGGCACCGGCATCATCGTCACCGACCTGGCCACCACCTACCGCGCCGAAGCCCATGCGCGCGACCAGCTGCTGTTCGAAGTGGGCGTGATGGATTTCAATAAATATGGCGGCGACATCACTTTCCGCATCACGCGTCCGCGCGACAACACCCTGATCGCGATGGCCAAGTCCGGCTTTGTCTTTTTCAACTACAAGCGCAGCCAGGTCGTGCCCATGCCGGAAGAATTTGGCAGCAAGTTCCCACAGGTGAACTGGATCGATTAG
- a CDS encoding efflux RND transporter periplasmic adaptor subunit — protein sequence MNITLDKKQTIAIASIAAAGIVLAILILGTGKSSAPSVPAAKAEAHAEKKGEHGHEEVEGKLELTAAQSKAAGVVIATAAPGRIKTTVALPGEIRFNEDRTAHVVPRLAGVVETVQADLGQLVKKGQVLAVIASTELSEQRSALLSAQRRLSLARSTYEREEKLWREKISAEQDYLQAQQAWREAEIAVQNAQQKLSALGATSTSKGPLNRYEIRAPFDGMVLEKHITLGEAVKEDANIFVISDLSTVWAEIAVPAKDLATVRVNGKAEVKASAFDASAQGTITYVGALLGEQTRTAKARISLLNPDMAWRPGLFVTVEVVSGEADAPVTVHSTAIQTVEDKPVVFVQVKDGYQATPVVPGRSDGTLTHIKQGLAAGTPYAAQGSFVLKSELGKDSAGHEH from the coding sequence ATGAATATCACACTCGACAAAAAACAGACAATCGCCATCGCTTCCATCGCGGCCGCCGGCATCGTGCTGGCAATCCTCATCCTCGGCACCGGCAAGTCCAGCGCCCCTTCGGTCCCTGCCGCCAAGGCGGAAGCACATGCGGAAAAGAAAGGCGAACACGGCCACGAAGAAGTGGAAGGCAAGCTGGAATTGACCGCGGCGCAAAGCAAGGCAGCCGGCGTCGTCATCGCCACGGCTGCGCCTGGCCGCATCAAGACGACGGTCGCCCTGCCCGGTGAAATCCGGTTCAATGAAGACCGCACGGCCCATGTCGTGCCGCGCCTGGCCGGTGTGGTCGAAACGGTGCAGGCGGACCTGGGCCAGTTGGTGAAAAAGGGACAGGTGCTGGCCGTCATCGCCAGCACGGAATTGTCGGAACAGCGCAGCGCATTGCTTTCCGCGCAGCGGCGCCTGTCGCTGGCCCGCTCCACGTATGAGCGCGAGGAAAAACTGTGGCGCGAGAAAATTTCGGCCGAACAGGATTATCTGCAGGCCCAGCAGGCGTGGCGCGAAGCGGAAATCGCCGTGCAGAATGCGCAGCAAAAGCTCAGCGCACTGGGCGCCACGAGTACCAGCAAAGGTCCGCTGAACCGCTATGAGATCCGCGCGCCGTTCGACGGCATGGTGCTGGAAAAACACATCACCCTGGGCGAAGCCGTCAAGGAAGACGCGAACATCTTCGTCATTTCCGACCTGTCGACGGTGTGGGCGGAAATCGCCGTGCCGGCCAAGGACCTGGCCACCGTGCGCGTGAATGGCAAGGCGGAAGTGAAAGCCAGCGCTTTCGACGCCAGCGCGCAAGGCACGATCACCTACGTGGGCGCGCTGCTGGGCGAGCAGACGCGCACGGCCAAGGCGCGCATCAGCTTGTTAAACCCCGACATGGCCTGGCGCCCGGGCCTGTTCGTCACGGTGGAAGTGGTGTCCGGCGAAGCGGACGCGCCCGTCACCGTGCACAGCACGGCCATCCAGACGGTGGAAGACAAGCCCGTCGTCTTCGTGCAGGTGAAAGATGGCTACCAGGCCACGCCCGTGGTGCCGGGCCGCAGCGATGGCACATTGACGCACATCAAGCAGGGCCTGGCCGCCGGCACGCCGTATGCGGCGCAAGGCAGTTTTGTCCTGAAGTCCGAGCTGGGCAAGGACTCCGCCGGCCACGAACACTGA